Genomic segment of Gasterosteus aculeatus chromosome 4, fGasAcu3.hap1.1, whole genome shotgun sequence:
acacttctcaGCCCTCAGTTATGGATTTTTCCTTAactatcattttaaatacaggCCTAAATGAGGTAATAACTCAGTGACTGTATAAGCTTGTGCAACACAAAACTATTATTAGGCACAGCTAACAATAAGAACTCACAGCTAACAATAAGAACTGGCATGACAAAATACTCAGCTACTTCTCAATGAAAGACTTCCAATCAGCCATTGCTTTCCTGTAAGCACTAGTGGCATCTTGATCGTGGATTGTGTCACCAATTACCTCTGTTTGAATAACTGACAGGAGCGTTGCAACACATTTTGGATATCTTAAGTGCAAAGTGTAGTAATATGCCATTAACACCAACATCCCGTCTGAGAAATCTTCCTGAGGGAGGGTGGTCACAGGTACATTACCCACAGCCACAATGGTGGTTGAGCCATCAGAAAGCAGaactggggaggagagaggatgctTTTCCAGGTACAGGGCAGGGTCTTCGCCTGACTGGAAcagaataaaaagaacaatgtgTAAAGTGAGAAgacataaaaatgtattgaaagtCAAGTGCATGTTCAACATAAAAATTTAATTTTTAGATAAATGACCAAGTTGCAACTAATGACACTCTTGAAATAGTCATTATTATATACAAACACTGAtgaaaaatattgatttattattacacTGGAAGAAATAATCATGAATTACTTCAAAATGGGCAACATTTGTTTGACAGATCAAGGTGTAAGAATTTAGGATGGATTAACAATGGATACAAGCTGATGCAAGGTGCATTTTTATGTTTCTGGGATGAATTAATGGATGAATTAATCAAAGgttttttgtttaatcaaacatttcttgGTATTCCTTTCTGTGAACACCATTTGAGGGACACTAGAAAcacttttttgcaaaaagtatctGTGATTGTGAACTTAGGGTGTATTGTTATGTGAACATGCACAACAAATGTGAGAAAATAAGAGGACAGTAAGGAAtcaacacaaaaatgtttttaccttcAGGACATGAAGAAGTGCCTCACAGCTATTTCCAAGCTTCTTTGGTGGTGAAGTTGGTGAGGGGAAAAGAGATGGGAGTGCATTGAAGAGGGCAAGCGTAAACTCCACTAAAGAATAGAAAGATTGGTCTGAATGGTCTGAATATGGTAtaaatcaaaatacatttgcatatggAACCGCAACTTACCTCCACGGACATCCAATGGAAAGGGGGGTTTCAGGGCTTTCTTCCACACACCATAGAACTGCACCTTGGCACAAAAGTCTGCCCATCTTCCTTTCACTTCCTCGATGTATCTGCTGTTGGTGCCACCTACTATGCGCCGCAGCTCATCCATTGCCTAAGACAGCATTGTGCACAGTTATTCAACCATTGGACATTTAGAACACAGATGGATAGACAGTAATTCAAGTGCAagtagtggaaaaaaaacatacatttcgaACATCTCTAAAGCATGGATATGCCTCAAAGATTTTTGCAGGTCGGTCTTCTTCCCTTGTAACATCTGCATCAATGAAAGCCCGTCTGGCCTTAAACTCAAGGTCTAAAACTTGAGCAACATCACTTTGATTGGGTTTTGCATTTGGCTTATTGTACATGTTGCTCAAGGTTTTGTAGTGCCTAGCCTGCATTTTCAGACTGTCCTGGCCGACTGAAATGGCAAAAAACAGAGCAGACATTTCAAcgtaaacacaactttattgCATTATGCAGGTCGGTCTACTTCCCTTGTAACACTCAAATCAATTAACTTAATTgatacaataatacaataattagtaatacaaaaatacaataattttaTGTTGTTTATATGAACAATGGGAGTTGTCTGGAAAAAGAGTTTCCATTAACATCCACAAACTAAGGAAATTTGAATTTAATCTCCAACCGTTTAGACTCTGATTTGCCACTCTGAAAGTCATTATCATGGATAACAGGCTGAGAGGTGTGCTGAGGTGGGCTTACCAACATCATCCTTTGCAGGCGTGGTTGGTGAAGCGATCACAGTCCTGAGTGAGGAGCCTGAGGCTGATGCGGATGGCAGCAGGAAGGTTTTGGTCTTTGGCTTCCTTGGCACAGAGGGGGGTCGATGTGCTGGGAATGCTTTTTGGggaaataatgaaagaaataaaacacaaataaaagcatgaCAACAAGCAAAACCGGCAGATAAACACAGTGCATGCCTAGCCATAAACTCTGGCTTGACAAATACAGACAACTATAGTTTCATTACATGATTTGACAatttttagacaaaaaaacagtagtCTAACAGCACCCCttcattttttgcaaacaaTTTGCACACCTTCACTGGAGTTGTCCTCGGTAAGGTCATCATTGCTCTCAAGAAGTAAGGTATTATCACTTGAGTTGCTTGTGTCTGTCCAATCCGTCTCCATGTCTTGGTTGTCTGCACTGAAGAGAGCTGTCTTTGCCACTCCTCTTTGTGGTACAGAGCCTTGCCTCTTCCGTGGGGATCTCATATTTTGGAGTCGCTTGTACATTTTGGTGTAGATAGTCAGCTGTGGTAAAAGAATGTTAGATACgttgtttgtcttgttgctGACCTGCCCAAAGTTTTGgtttagataaaaaaataatacttacATAAGGCATGTTTGGATCATCATCCCGTAACATTGGGTAATAGTCTATAATCTTCTGTGACATGGCTCTTATTTCCAATTTTGACGGGTAACTGACTTCTTTCCCCATGGGACTAGCACGCAGGATAGCAACCATACTGGTTATTGTGTTCCTTACAAGTCTGCAAGATAGCTCCTTGGACAGTTTGtaatttttttcctttccattgCAGAGCAGTGCAAAGTATTGACTACGCACCATGTCTAACTCTGAATCTGTGTACACCACATACTCTGGAGGGtctggcattttcatttttttctcagcagATATGGGGGTTGAGGTTTGAGGCTGGCATGGTGGCATGGCACAATTGTTGGCATCTTGGTCCGTGGTATTTTCACACTATTAGAATTGtgtggaatgaaaacaaaatgcattagaACCATTAAAATGTATACTTTACTAGTTTTTACTCATTCCaatttgtgtttacattttcactgatgaaattccaaagtttctttcttttgaggaAATTCTCTGGGCCAGGAAAAAGATCCCTCAGGTCATCCCGGCTAAGGCCTTTCAAAGCCTCCTCATCAACACTGGCAGCTGTGAGATATATGACAAATATCTATCTTTAGATAAAGCAGTAGCAAGCTACAGAACCAATCAATTTATTTAGTAAGGCTGTACACTGCAGCTAGAAGGTAGTGAAGCACCAAGGGCGGAGGGCATTTTTGGTTAATTTGGTTAATAAAAGATATCGATTGACTTGACATTgtataaacacatattttacattgtcatGTATTGATTCATAAGAGTCCAAGCTTTCAAATGAGGTATAATGACTATGCTACATAGCAATCTGATGAATGGCGGATGATTTACAATGTTGGGGGGGAAGGGTAACGTTCCCGCCTGCGGGACACTGCAGACcgcgtgtttttaaaatgtgggaTTTCTATTTTACAACCATATATTTTGCTTTAGAATTCTGACTCttacttaaaatgtttcatcctAAGAATATTATAAATTCGTTAAGCAAATGACGGTTGAGGAAAAACCcagaaagcagaaaaatgttggatttcaaataaaagtattcAGTTATTAATAAAGTACACTCCATAAATAGCATCAATGCATCAGATATAAATTGTATTCATGACTTACCCTCCAACACCGATAGAGTGGCATCGTCAAAAGTATCCATCTTAGATTCATCAGCTCCCTGAAGCATTAACAGGCGGTACCGTAGAACTACCCGGGAAAACCCATAGGCAAACAGAGTTcgttagctaacggctagcgTGTAAAAGTGCACATTAGCTAACAATTAGCTAGCTTGATAAGCATATACCGACATAGTAATATTTACTAATTCAATAAAGTTTACTGACATTGAGCCGCTCTTCTTGCACTTCTTCGTCAAATGTAACGCACCCAAATCTTTCAGTTACTCAAGCGGTGAACCGCGAACACTGACGTCATTGAGGTGGGACCGTTGGAGGA
This window contains:
- the LOC120832157 gene encoding uncharacterized protein LOC120832157 isoform X2, which translates into the protein MNLRWILLTMPLYRCWRCENTTDQDANNCAMPPCQPQTSTPISAEKKMKMPDPPEYVVYTDSELDMVRSQYFALLCNGKEKNYKLSKELSCRLVRNTITSMVAILRASPMGKEVSYPSKLEIRAMSQKIIDYYPMLRDDDPNMPYLTIYTKMYKRLQNMRSPRKRQGSVPQRGVAKTALFSADNQDMETDWTDTSNSSDNTLLLESNDDLTEDNSSEAFPAHRPPSVPRKPKTKTFLLPSASASGSSLRTVIASPTTPAKDDVVGQDSLKMQARHYKTLSNMYNKPNAKPNQSDVAQVLDLEFKARRAFIDADVTREEDRPAKIFEAYPCFRDVRNAMDELRRIVGGTNSRYIEEVKGRWADFCAKVQFYGVWKKALKPPFPLDVRGVEFTLALFNALPSLFPSPTSPPKKLGNSCEALLHVLKSGEDPALYLEKHPLSSPVLLSDGSTTIVAVGNVPVTTLPQEDFSDGMLVLMAYYYTLHLRYPKCVATLLSVIQTEVIGDTIHDQDATSAYRKAMADWKSFIEK
- the LOC120832157 gene encoding uncharacterized protein LOC120832157 isoform X1 is translated as MLQGADESKMDTFDDATLSVLEAASVDEEALKGLSRDDLRDLFPGPENFLKRKKLWNFISENCENTTDQDANNCAMPPCQPQTSTPISAEKKMKMPDPPEYVVYTDSELDMVRSQYFALLCNGKEKNYKLSKELSCRLVRNTITSMVAILRASPMGKEVSYPSKLEIRAMSQKIIDYYPMLRDDDPNMPYLTIYTKMYKRLQNMRSPRKRQGSVPQRGVAKTALFSADNQDMETDWTDTSNSSDNTLLLESNDDLTEDNSSEAFPAHRPPSVPRKPKTKTFLLPSASASGSSLRTVIASPTTPAKDDVVGQDSLKMQARHYKTLSNMYNKPNAKPNQSDVAQVLDLEFKARRAFIDADVTREEDRPAKIFEAYPCFRDVRNAMDELRRIVGGTNSRYIEEVKGRWADFCAKVQFYGVWKKALKPPFPLDVRGVEFTLALFNALPSLFPSPTSPPKKLGNSCEALLHVLKSGEDPALYLEKHPLSSPVLLSDGSTTIVAVGNVPVTTLPQEDFSDGMLVLMAYYYTLHLRYPKCVATLLSVIQTEVIGDTIHDQDATSAYRKAMADWKSFIEK
- the LOC120832157 gene encoding uncharacterized protein LOC120832157 isoform X3 gives rise to the protein MLQGADESKMDTFDDATLSVLEAASVDEEALKGLSRDDLRDLFPGPENFLKRKKLWNFISENCENTTDQDANNCAMPPCQPQTSTPISAEKKMKMPDPPEYVVYTDSELDMVRSQYFALLCNGKEKNYKLSKELSCRLVRNTITSMVAILRASPMGKEVSYPSKLEIRAMSQKIIDYYPMLRDDDPNMPYLTIYTKMYKRLQNMRSPRKRQGSVPQRGVAKTALFSADNQDMETDWTDTSNSSDNTLLLESNDDLTEDNSSEAFPAHRPPSVPRKPKTKTFLLPSASASGSSLRTVIASPTTPAKDDVVGQDSLKMQARHYKTLSNMYNKPNAKPNQSDVAQVLDLEFKARRAFIDADVTREEDRPAKIFEAYPCFRDVRNAMDELRRIVGGTNSRYIEEVKGRWADFCAKVQFYGVWKKALKPPFPLDVRGEAWK